The Streptomyces sp. NBC_01353 genome contains a region encoding:
- a CDS encoding DUF3048 domain-containing protein: MAAAHRRVRPGAAFTVLLCAVMAAGLYGCADSGTPEPTPTPPPTPAPTTPVPTQETRSPFTGLSTRPAPVLAVKIDNVPPARPHTGLGAADLVYVEQVEGGQTRLLAVYSSDLPERIGPVRSARESDIELLRQFGRPALAYSGSQAALKPLLQAAPLYPLPPEDAPGAYLRGGGRPAPHNLYVLPGRALAAAPKAEDAKDIGFRFGPAPAGGEQVNERTVRFPASRYTFTWNAGEKGWRVAMDGSPARTTDEGPVTATTVVVQHVTIRSSRFHDVLGSVSPYTETVGSGTAVVLRDGKAHDARWSRPVAEKGTTFTTPDGAPLNFAPGHTWVVLAPR, from the coding sequence ACGCGTACGGCCGGGCGCAGCCTTCACCGTGCTGCTGTGTGCGGTGATGGCCGCCGGGTTGTACGGCTGCGCCGACTCCGGCACCCCCGAGCCCACGCCGACCCCGCCCCCGACCCCCGCGCCGACCACTCCCGTCCCCACACAGGAGACGCGGTCGCCCTTCACCGGACTGTCGACCCGCCCCGCCCCCGTGCTCGCCGTCAAGATCGACAACGTGCCCCCGGCCCGCCCGCACACCGGTCTCGGCGCGGCCGACCTCGTCTACGTCGAGCAGGTGGAGGGCGGCCAGACCCGGCTGCTCGCCGTCTACTCCTCCGATCTGCCGGAACGGATCGGACCCGTGCGCAGCGCCCGCGAGTCCGACATCGAGCTGCTGCGCCAGTTCGGCAGGCCCGCGCTCGCCTACTCGGGCTCGCAGGCAGCCCTGAAGCCCCTCCTGCAGGCGGCCCCGCTGTACCCGCTGCCCCCGGAGGACGCACCCGGCGCCTATCTGCGCGGCGGCGGCCGACCGGCGCCCCACAACCTGTACGTCCTGCCCGGGCGCGCGCTCGCCGCCGCTCCGAAGGCCGAGGACGCCAAGGACATCGGCTTCCGCTTCGGTCCCGCCCCCGCGGGCGGAGAGCAGGTCAACGAGCGCACCGTGCGCTTCCCGGCCTCCCGGTACACCTTCACCTGGAACGCGGGGGAGAAGGGCTGGCGGGTGGCGATGGACGGCAGCCCCGCCCGTACCACCGACGAGGGCCCGGTGACGGCGACCACGGTCGTGGTGCAGCACGTGACCATACGGTCCTCGCGGTTCCACGACGTCCTCGGGAGCGTCTCGCCCTACACAGAGACGGTCGGCAGCGGCACCGCCGTCGTTCTGCGCGACGGCAAGGCCCACGACGCCCGCTGGAGCCGCCCTGTGGCCGAGAAGGGCACGACCTTCACGACGCCGGACGGGGCGCCCTTGAACTTCGCCCCAGGCCACACCTGGGTCGTCCTCGCCCCGCGGTGA
- a CDS encoding cytochrome c oxidase assembly protein, translating into MDHSGHGMTMDLPPFTLGRGLEFSPDLFFLIGSVVGLALYGWGVARLRRRGDTWPVSRTILFALGVLTVALMMCTKLNDYGMVMFSVHMVQHMVISMLSPILILLGAPVTLALRALPVAARGDKGPRELLLMLLHSRYMRIITHPAFTIPLFIASLYGFYFTPLFDTLMGSKVGHIAMMVHFLAVGLVFFWPIIGVDPGPHRPGYVMRMLELFAGMPFHAFFGIALMMASQPMIKAYENPPASLGIDALADQNAAGGIAWAFSEIPSVLVLIALVYQWYHSEQRQAVRKDRAADRDGDKELEAYNAYLASLRTRGQQVGTRD; encoded by the coding sequence ATGGATCACAGCGGGCACGGCATGACCATGGATCTGCCGCCGTTCACGCTGGGACGGGGGCTCGAGTTCTCGCCGGACCTTTTCTTCCTCATCGGCAGCGTCGTGGGACTCGCGCTGTACGGATGGGGCGTGGCTCGGCTGCGCCGGCGCGGTGACACCTGGCCCGTCAGCCGGACGATCCTCTTCGCTCTGGGCGTGCTGACCGTGGCGCTGATGATGTGCACCAAGCTGAACGACTACGGCATGGTCATGTTCAGCGTGCACATGGTGCAGCACATGGTCATCTCGATGCTCTCGCCGATCCTGATCCTGCTCGGCGCGCCGGTGACGCTGGCGCTGCGGGCGCTGCCGGTCGCGGCCCGCGGCGACAAGGGCCCGCGCGAGTTGCTCCTGATGCTGCTGCACAGCCGCTACATGCGGATCATCACGCATCCCGCGTTCACGATCCCGCTCTTCATCGCGAGCCTGTACGGCTTCTACTTCACCCCGCTCTTCGACACCCTCATGGGGTCGAAGGTCGGACACATCGCGATGATGGTGCACTTCCTCGCCGTCGGCCTGGTCTTCTTCTGGCCGATCATCGGAGTCGACCCGGGACCGCATCGCCCCGGATATGTGATGCGGATGCTGGAGCTCTTCGCGGGGATGCCGTTCCACGCCTTCTTCGGCATCGCGCTGATGATGGCGAGCCAGCCGATGATCAAGGCGTACGAGAATCCGCCGGCCTCGCTGGGGATCGACGCGCTCGCCGACCAGAACGCGGCGGGCGGTATCGCCTGGGCGTTCAGCGAGATCCCGTCGGTGCTGGTGCTGATCGCGCTGGTGTACCAGTGGTACCACTCCGAGCAGCGGCAGGCCGTCCGCAAGGACCGGGCCGCCGACCGTGACGGGGACAAGGAGCTGGAGGCGTACAACGCGTATCTCGCCTCGCTCCGGACCCGTGGGCAGCAGGTCGGGACACGGGACTGA
- a CDS encoding 6-phosphofructokinase, with translation MRIGVLTSGGDCPGLNAVIRSVVHRAVVDHGDEVIGFHDGWKGLLEADYRKLDLDAVGGILARGGTILGSSRVQPAHLVDGVERAKGHVAELGLDAIIPIGGEGTLKAANLLSRAGLPIVGVPKTIDNDISSTDVTFGFDTAVGVATEALDRLKTTAESHQRVLIVEVMGRHTGWIALHSGMAAGAHAIVVPERPFDIDELTARVGERFEAGKRFAIVVVAEGAKPREGSMNFEVGAKDQYGHERFTGIANQLSVELERRLGKEARPVILGHVQRGGTPTAYDRVLATRFGWHAVEAAHRGEFGMLTALRGTEITMVPLAQAVETLKTVPAERYAEAECVL, from the coding sequence ATGCGCATTGGTGTGCTCACCTCCGGCGGCGACTGCCCCGGTCTGAACGCCGTCATCCGTTCCGTCGTGCACCGCGCCGTCGTCGACCACGGTGACGAGGTCATCGGCTTCCACGACGGCTGGAAGGGCCTCCTGGAGGCCGACTACCGCAAGCTCGACCTCGACGCGGTGGGCGGCATCCTGGCCCGTGGCGGCACCATCCTCGGCTCCTCCCGGGTCCAGCCGGCCCACCTCGTCGACGGCGTCGAGCGCGCCAAGGGCCATGTCGCCGAGCTCGGCCTGGACGCGATCATCCCGATCGGCGGCGAGGGCACCCTGAAGGCCGCCAACCTGCTCTCCCGGGCGGGGCTGCCGATCGTCGGCGTGCCGAAGACCATCGACAACGACATCTCCTCGACCGACGTCACCTTCGGCTTCGACACCGCCGTCGGCGTGGCGACCGAGGCCCTGGACCGGCTGAAGACCACCGCCGAGTCCCACCAGCGCGTCCTGATCGTCGAGGTCATGGGCCGGCACACCGGCTGGATCGCCCTGCACTCCGGCATGGCCGCGGGCGCCCACGCGATCGTCGTGCCCGAGCGCCCCTTCGACATCGACGAGCTGACCGCCCGCGTCGGCGAGCGCTTCGAGGCCGGCAAGCGCTTTGCGATCGTGGTCGTCGCCGAAGGCGCCAAGCCGCGCGAGGGCTCGATGAACTTCGAGGTCGGCGCCAAGGACCAGTACGGGCACGAGCGCTTCACCGGCATCGCCAACCAGCTCTCGGTCGAGCTGGAGCGGCGGCTCGGCAAGGAGGCCCGCCCGGTGATACTCGGTCACGTCCAGCGCGGCGGCACGCCCACCGCGTACGACCGTGTCCTCGCCACCCGCTTCGGCTGGCACGCGGTGGAGGCGGCGCACCGCGGCGAGTTCGGCATGCTGACCGCGCTGCGCGGCACGGAGATCACGATGGTCCCGCTGGCCCAGGCCGTGGAGACCCTCAAGACGGTCCCGGCGGAGCGGTACGCAGAGGCCGAGTGCGTGCTCTGA
- a CDS encoding glutamine amidotransferase, whose amino-acid sequence MSDSSLRLVWVYPDLLSTYGDQGNALVVERRARQRGLDVQRVDVRSDQPIPTSGDIYLIGGGEDRPQRLAAERLRRDGGLERAASNGAIIFSVCAGYQILGHEFINDLGEREPGLGLIDVISTRGEGERCVGDVLADIDPRLGLPQLTGFENHQGITHLGPTARPFARTILGKGNGTGDGTEGAYNDTVFGTYMHGPVMARNPQIADLLLKLALDVNALPPTDDRWYEALRAERIAAATQPS is encoded by the coding sequence ATGAGTGACAGCAGCCTGCGCCTGGTCTGGGTCTACCCGGACCTGCTCAGCACGTACGGCGACCAGGGCAACGCCCTCGTCGTCGAGCGCCGCGCCCGCCAGCGCGGACTGGACGTCCAGCGCGTCGACGTCCGCAGCGACCAGCCGATCCCGACCTCCGGCGACATCTACCTGATCGGTGGCGGCGAGGACCGGCCGCAGCGGCTCGCGGCCGAACGGCTGCGCCGCGACGGCGGCCTCGAGCGTGCGGCGTCCAACGGCGCGATCATCTTCTCGGTCTGCGCCGGGTACCAGATCCTGGGCCACGAGTTCATCAACGACCTCGGCGAGCGCGAGCCCGGCCTCGGTCTGATCGACGTGATCTCCACCCGCGGCGAGGGCGAGCGGTGCGTCGGCGACGTCCTCGCGGACATCGACCCGCGGCTCGGTCTCCCCCAGCTCACCGGGTTCGAGAACCACCAGGGCATCACCCATCTCGGCCCGACAGCCCGCCCGTTCGCCCGCACGATCCTGGGCAAGGGCAACGGCACGGGCGACGGCACCGAGGGCGCGTACAACGACACCGTCTTCGGTACGTACATGCACGGCCCCGTCATGGCCCGCAACCCGCAGATCGCGGACCTGCTCCTGAAGCTGGCCCTCGACGTGAACGCGCTGCCGCCGACCGACGACCGGTGGTACGAGGCGCTGCGCGCCGAGCGGATCGCCGCCGCGACGCAGCCTTCCTGA
- a CDS encoding MurT ligase domain-containing protein, whose protein sequence is MSGHPGNPEPLSPRAKLAVTAGKAAAAVSRAAGRGSGSVIGGKVALRLDPDLLGRLAQHLDVVLVSATNGKTTTTRLIAEALRASGPVVSNALGANMPAGITSALAGGSDAKYGVIEVDEKYLAGVARDTTPKAIALLNLSRDQLDRAAETRMLAEKWREGLSGTKAVVIANADDPLIVWAASSSPNVVWVAAGQEWKDDAWSCPSCGGVMQRPGDDWFCGECGFRRPAPSWALNGDHVLDPHGSAWPIHLQLPGRANKANAATSAAVAAVFGVPPQVALERMYQVQAVAGRYDVVSFQGRELRLLLAKNPAGWLETFSLIDQPPAPVILSVNARGADGTDTSWLWDVDYGRLAGHPIMVIGDRKLDLAVRLEVAGVDFRVCETIDEAVQLAPPGQIELIANYTAFQDVRRRVGN, encoded by the coding sequence ATGTCAGGACACCCCGGTAATCCAGAGCCGCTGTCGCCGCGTGCCAAGCTGGCCGTGACGGCGGGCAAGGCCGCGGCCGCGGTGTCGCGCGCAGCGGGACGCGGCAGCGGATCGGTCATCGGCGGCAAGGTGGCGCTGAGGCTCGACCCGGACCTGCTGGGTCGGCTCGCGCAGCATCTGGACGTCGTCCTGGTGTCCGCCACGAACGGCAAGACCACCACGACCCGGCTGATCGCCGAGGCGCTGCGGGCCAGCGGCCCCGTCGTCTCCAACGCGCTGGGCGCCAACATGCCCGCGGGCATCACCTCGGCGCTGGCCGGCGGTTCGGACGCCAAGTACGGCGTCATCGAGGTCGACGAGAAGTACCTCGCCGGAGTCGCCCGGGACACCACGCCCAAGGCGATCGCGCTGCTCAACCTCTCGCGCGACCAGCTCGACCGCGCCGCCGAGACCCGGATGCTCGCCGAGAAGTGGCGCGAGGGTCTGAGCGGCACGAAGGCCGTGGTCATCGCCAACGCCGACGACCCGCTGATCGTGTGGGCCGCCTCCTCCTCCCCCAACGTGGTGTGGGTCGCCGCCGGCCAGGAGTGGAAGGACGACGCCTGGTCGTGCCCCTCCTGCGGCGGTGTGATGCAGCGTCCGGGCGACGACTGGTTCTGCGGCGAGTGCGGTTTCCGCCGCCCGGCACCGAGCTGGGCGCTCAACGGCGACCATGTGCTCGACCCGCACGGTTCGGCCTGGCCGATCCACCTCCAGCTGCCCGGCCGCGCCAACAAGGCCAACGCCGCGACCTCCGCCGCCGTCGCCGCCGTCTTCGGTGTGCCGCCGCAGGTCGCCCTGGAGCGCATGTACCAGGTGCAGGCCGTGGCCGGCCGCTACGACGTGGTCTCCTTCCAGGGCCGTGAGCTGCGCCTGCTGCTCGCGAAGAACCCGGCCGGGTGGCTCGAAACGTTTTCCCTCATCGACCAGCCGCCGGCCCCGGTGATCCTCTCGGTCAACGCGCGCGGCGCCGACGGCACGGACACCTCCTGGCTGTGGGACGTGGACTACGGGCGGCTCGCCGGCCACCCGATCATGGTGATCGGCGACCGCAAGCTGGACCTGGCGGTCCGCCTCGAGGTCGCGGGCGTGGACTTCCGCGTGTGCGAGACGATCGACGAGGCGGTCCAGCTGGCGCCGCCCGGACAGATCGAGCTGATCGCCAACTACACCGCCTTCCAGGACGTCCGCCGCCGCGTCGGCAACTGA
- the def gene encoding peptide deformylase, with product MRNRPIPGSSGHVRGMTLLGDPVLHTPCEPVSDFGPELARLIEDMFATMYAANGVGLAANQVGVGLRVFVYDCPDDEDVRHLGHLVNPRLVEADGDVIRGPEGCLSLPGLEAPTPRFDRAVVEGVLMDGTPARVEGTGFFARCLQHETDHLEGGVYADHVTGWRRSRLLRAIRKEPWGTGADALRR from the coding sequence ATGCGAAACCGGCCGATCCCCGGCAGTTCCGGCCACGTCCGAGGCATGACCTTGCTCGGCGACCCGGTGCTGCACACCCCCTGTGAACCCGTCAGCGACTTCGGCCCGGAGCTCGCCCGGCTGATCGAGGACATGTTCGCCACGATGTACGCGGCGAACGGTGTCGGCCTCGCGGCGAACCAGGTGGGGGTGGGGCTGCGGGTCTTCGTGTACGACTGCCCGGACGACGAGGACGTGCGCCATCTCGGGCACCTGGTGAACCCGCGCCTGGTGGAGGCGGACGGGGACGTGATCCGGGGCCCGGAGGGCTGTCTGTCCCTGCCGGGCCTGGAGGCCCCGACCCCCCGCTTCGACCGCGCGGTCGTCGAGGGCGTCCTCATGGACGGCACTCCGGCCCGCGTCGAGGGCACGGGCTTCTTCGCCCGCTGCCTCCAACATGAGACGGATCACCTGGAGGGCGGCGTCTACGCGGACCATGTGACGGGGTGGCGCAGGTCACGGCTGCTGCGCGCGATCCGCAAGGAGCCGTGGGGGACGGGAGCGGACGCGCTGCGCCGCTGA
- a CDS encoding TetR family transcriptional regulator, protein METTHRTTDQQSPADQRRRELLEAADRVVLRDGPKASMNAIAAEAGITKPILYRHFGDKGGLYRALATRHTDALLSALRAALDAPADRRRRVEATLDTYLASIEAMPQVYRFLMHPAEETHQAEQGFDVGRHSAPVLRRMGEELGQVISERIDLGPAGEAQARIWGHGIVGMMHAAGDWWLGERPCSRSELVRALADLLWGRLAEAADRAGAPGF, encoded by the coding sequence ATGGAGACCACACACCGGACCACCGACCAGCAGTCGCCGGCCGATCAGCGGCGCCGCGAACTGTTGGAGGCGGCGGACCGCGTGGTGCTCCGGGACGGCCCCAAGGCCTCGATGAACGCGATCGCGGCGGAGGCGGGGATCACCAAGCCGATCCTCTACCGGCACTTCGGTGACAAGGGCGGGCTGTACCGGGCCCTCGCGACCCGGCACACCGACGCGCTGCTCTCCGCGCTCCGGGCGGCGCTCGACGCACCGGCCGACAGGCGCCGGCGGGTCGAGGCCACGCTCGACACATATCTCGCCTCGATCGAGGCGATGCCGCAGGTCTACCGCTTCCTGATGCACCCCGCGGAGGAGACGCACCAGGCCGAGCAGGGCTTCGACGTGGGCCGCCACTCGGCGCCGGTGCTGCGGCGGATGGGCGAGGAGCTCGGCCAGGTCATCTCCGAGCGCATCGACCTCGGCCCGGCCGGCGAGGCGCAGGCACGGATCTGGGGCCACGGCATCGTGGGCATGATGCACGCGGCGGGCGACTGGTGGCTCGGCGAACGCCCGTGCTCGCGAAGCGAGTTGGTACGGGCCCTCGCGGACCTGCTGTGGGGCCGCCTGGCGGAAGCCGCCGACCGCGCCGGGGCGCCGGGGTTCTGA
- a CDS encoding acyl-CoA dehydrogenase family protein has product MAEFTLELNDDQKQVRDWLHGFAEDVMRPAAAEWDEREETPWPIIQEAAKIGIYSLDFYAQQFFDPTGLGIPMAMEELFWGDAGIALSIVGTGLAAVGVLANGTEEQIGTWIPQMYGDVDDVKVAAFCSSEPDAGSDVASMRTRAVYDEAKDEWVLNGTKTWATNGGIANVHVVVAVVDPEIGSKGHASFIVPPNTPGLSQGQKFQKHGIRASHTAEVVLENVRIPGHCLLGGKEKLDERLARAREKAKAGGGERVKNAAMATFEASRPAVGAMAVGTARAAYEVALDYAKTREQFGRPIIDNQGIAFQLADMRTQIDAARLLVWRASWMATTGKPFTSAEGSMSKLYASEVAKKVTGQAIQILGGNGFTREYPVERMHRDAAIYTIFEGTSEVQRLVIARTLSGMPIR; this is encoded by the coding sequence ATGGCCGAGTTCACGCTCGAACTCAACGACGACCAGAAGCAGGTCCGTGACTGGTTGCACGGCTTCGCCGAGGACGTGATGCGCCCCGCCGCCGCCGAGTGGGACGAGCGTGAGGAGACTCCCTGGCCGATCATCCAGGAAGCCGCCAAGATCGGCATCTACTCTCTCGATTTCTATGCCCAGCAGTTCTTCGACCCGACGGGCCTCGGCATCCCGATGGCGATGGAGGAGCTCTTCTGGGGCGACGCGGGCATCGCCCTCTCCATCGTCGGTACCGGCCTCGCCGCCGTCGGCGTCCTCGCCAACGGCACCGAGGAGCAGATCGGCACCTGGATCCCGCAGATGTACGGCGACGTCGACGACGTGAAGGTCGCCGCCTTCTGCTCCTCCGAGCCCGACGCCGGCTCCGACGTCGCCTCGATGCGCACCCGCGCCGTCTACGACGAGGCGAAGGACGAGTGGGTCCTCAACGGCACCAAGACCTGGGCGACCAACGGCGGCATCGCCAACGTCCATGTCGTCGTCGCGGTCGTCGACCCCGAGATCGGCTCCAAGGGGCACGCGTCCTTCATCGTGCCGCCGAACACGCCCGGCCTCTCCCAGGGGCAGAAGTTCCAGAAGCACGGCATCCGCGCCTCGCACACCGCCGAGGTCGTCCTCGAGAACGTCCGCATCCCCGGCCACTGCCTCCTCGGCGGCAAGGAGAAGCTCGACGAGCGCCTCGCCCGTGCCCGCGAGAAGGCGAAGGCGGGTGGCGGCGAGCGGGTGAAGAACGCCGCCATGGCCACCTTCGAGGCCTCCCGCCCCGCCGTCGGCGCCATGGCGGTCGGCACCGCCCGCGCCGCCTACGAGGTCGCCCTCGACTACGCCAAGACCCGTGAGCAGTTCGGCCGCCCGATCATCGACAACCAGGGCATCGCGTTCCAGCTCGCCGACATGCGCACCCAGATCGACGCCGCCCGGCTGCTCGTCTGGCGCGCCTCCTGGATGGCGACCACGGGCAAGCCGTTCACCTCGGCCGAGGGCTCGATGTCCAAGCTGTACGCCAGCGAGGTCGCCAAGAAGGTCACCGGTCAGGCCATCCAGATCCTCGGCGGCAACGGCTTCACCCGGGAGTACCCGGTGGAGCGGATGCACCGCGACGCGGCGATCTACACCATCTTCGAAGGCACCAGCGAGGTCCAGCGCCTGGTCATCGCCCGCACGCTCTCCGGGATGCCGATCCGCTAG
- a CDS encoding SHOCT domain-containing protein, which produces MPGLLRGVARTAVVAGTATAVSNRVSRRQAGRWSQQQDYGQQQYQQQPPAPAPAPASAPAPTPPGDDMSTKIEQLKQLGDLKAQGVLTEEEFEAQKRNLLAT; this is translated from the coding sequence ATGCCCGGACTTCTTCGCGGCGTCGCCCGCACCGCCGTCGTCGCCGGCACCGCCACCGCGGTGTCCAACCGAGTGTCACGGCGGCAGGCGGGCCGATGGTCCCAGCAGCAGGACTACGGACAGCAGCAGTACCAGCAGCAGCCACCGGCGCCGGCTCCGGCTCCGGCTTCGGCTCCGGCTCCGACGCCCCCCGGCGACGACATGAGTACCAAGATCGAGCAGCTCAAGCAGCTGGGGGACCTGAAGGCCCAGGGTGTGCTGACCGAGGAGGAGTTCGAGGCACAGAAGCGCAACCTCCTCGCGACGTGA
- a CDS encoding DUF6325 family protein → MSDDLSELEDMGPVDYLILEFPGNRMTGEGFPLLVDLVERGIIRILDLQFIRKDEDGSVAAVELRDFGDEVDLTVFEGASSGLLDQSDVDDAGSALEPGNSAGVIVYENLWAAPFARAMRRSGAQLVASGRIPVQALLASLDAAEAAESGGGAAA, encoded by the coding sequence ATGAGCGACGACCTGTCGGAACTCGAGGACATGGGACCCGTCGACTACCTGATCCTGGAGTTTCCCGGCAACCGGATGACGGGTGAGGGTTTCCCCCTCCTCGTCGACCTGGTCGAGCGGGGCATCATCCGCATCCTCGACCTGCAGTTCATCCGCAAGGACGAGGACGGTTCGGTCGCCGCGGTGGAGCTGAGGGACTTCGGGGACGAGGTCGACCTCACCGTGTTCGAGGGCGCCTCCTCCGGCCTGCTGGACCAGAGCGACGTCGACGACGCCGGTTCCGCGCTGGAGCCGGGCAACTCCGCCGGGGTCATCGTGTACGAGAACCTGTGGGCCGCCCCCTTCGCACGAGCCATGCGGCGCAGCGGCGCGCAGCTCGTGGCGAGCGGACGGATTCCCGTCCAGGCGCTGCTGGCCTCGCTCGATGCCGCCGAAGCGGCCGAGTCCGGCGGAGGGGCGGCGGCCTGA
- a CDS encoding VOC family protein, with the protein MEPVEMTLQLTIDCADPQRLVRFWAEALRYAPQPPPEGHETWRAYWASIGVPEEELSEGVGELPESIVDPKGVGPRVWFQQVPEPKTVKNRLHLDLKVGGGREVPLPLRRERVDGEVARLTGLGASILYTMDEPNGMEYYAVVLQDPEGNEFCVV; encoded by the coding sequence ATGGAACCCGTGGAGATGACCCTGCAGCTCACCATCGACTGCGCCGATCCCCAGAGGCTCGTCCGCTTCTGGGCGGAGGCCCTGCGTTACGCACCGCAGCCGCCGCCGGAGGGCCATGAGACCTGGCGGGCGTACTGGGCGTCGATCGGAGTGCCGGAGGAGGAGCTGAGCGAGGGGGTCGGGGAGCTTCCCGAGTCCATCGTGGACCCGAAGGGGGTCGGGCCGCGGGTCTGGTTCCAGCAGGTCCCGGAGCCGAAGACGGTCAAGAACCGGCTGCATCTGGATCTGAAGGTCGGCGGGGGCCGGGAGGTGCCGCTCCCGCTGCGACGCGAGAGGGTGGACGGGGAGGTCGCGCGGCTGACGGGCCTGGGCGCGTCGATCCTCTACACGATGGACGAGCCGAACGGGATGGAGTACTACGCGGTGGTGCTCCAGGACCCGGAGGGCAACGAGTTCTGCGTGGTGTGA
- a CDS encoding cytochrome P450 encodes MATTNEIPGPAGLPLLGSMFDLKNDSLGTFLNAQRAHGDVVRITAGPPGVRATVYGVFSAEGAQQVLATESANFRKDNAFYQEVRESFGNGLLTSQDEDYLRQRRLVQPLFTRRRVDSYAEAVVAEVARVTAAWRTAEDSTVDVIDEMTGFALRAVARILFGTDVEAAVDIVERAFPVMGDYVLRRGFSPLNIPRDWPTPGNRRALAAHEELYAVCDRIIAERRAAGAAEDGGQDLLSLLAEAESAEDGSFDASELREQVLVFLLAGHETTATSLGFALHLLALHPEQQKRVHEEVDRVLAGRAPGAADLDALPYLTQVLKEAMRLFPAAPAIGRRAVEATEIGGHTIPVGADVIVAPWVTHRHPAYWEDPERFDPERFTPEAEASRPRYAWFPFGGGPRACIGQHFSMLESVIALAMLLQEFEIEAIDTEVPVNAAITLQAAGSARCRVRPRTA; translated from the coding sequence ATGGCAACCACCAACGAGATTCCGGGCCCGGCGGGGCTACCGCTGCTCGGCTCGATGTTCGACCTCAAGAACGACTCGCTCGGGACCTTCCTGAACGCCCAGCGCGCACACGGGGACGTCGTCCGGATCACCGCGGGCCCGCCCGGTGTCCGCGCCACCGTCTACGGAGTCTTCTCCGCCGAGGGGGCCCAGCAGGTCCTGGCCACCGAATCCGCCAACTTCCGTAAGGACAACGCCTTCTACCAGGAGGTCCGCGAGTCCTTCGGCAACGGACTGCTGACCAGCCAGGACGAGGACTACCTGCGCCAGCGCCGGCTCGTCCAGCCGCTCTTCACCCGCCGCCGCGTCGACAGCTACGCCGAGGCCGTCGTCGCCGAGGTCGCCCGTGTCACCGCGGCCTGGCGGACCGCCGAGGACTCCACCGTCGATGTCATCGACGAGATGACCGGCTTCGCCCTGCGCGCCGTCGCCCGCATCCTCTTCGGTACGGACGTCGAGGCGGCCGTCGACATCGTGGAGCGCGCCTTCCCGGTGATGGGCGACTACGTGCTGCGCCGCGGCTTCTCGCCGCTGAACATCCCGCGTGACTGGCCCACCCCCGGCAACCGCCGTGCCCTCGCCGCCCATGAGGAGCTGTACGCCGTCTGCGACCGGATCATCGCCGAGCGCCGGGCGGCCGGCGCGGCCGAGGACGGGGGCCAGGACCTGCTGTCCCTCCTCGCCGAGGCCGAGAGCGCCGAGGACGGCAGCTTCGACGCCTCCGAGCTGCGCGAGCAGGTCCTTGTGTTCCTGCTCGCGGGACACGAGACGACCGCCACCTCCCTCGGCTTCGCCCTCCATCTGCTCGCCCTCCACCCGGAGCAGCAGAAGCGGGTCCACGAGGAGGTCGACCGCGTCCTGGCCGGCCGGGCGCCCGGCGCCGCCGACCTCGACGCGCTGCCCTACCTCACCCAGGTGCTCAAGGAGGCCATGCGGCTCTTCCCGGCCGCACCGGCCATCGGCCGACGGGCGGTCGAGGCCACCGAGATCGGCGGCCACACCATCCCCGTCGGCGCCGATGTGATCGTCGCCCCCTGGGTCACCCACCGGCACCCCGCCTACTGGGAGGACCCGGAGCGCTTCGACCCCGAGCGCTTCACGCCCGAGGCGGAGGCGAGCCGCCCGCGCTACGCCTGGTTCCCCTTCGGAGGCGGCCCGCGCGCCTGCATCGGCCAGCACTTCTCGATGCTGGAGTCGGTGATCGCGCTGGCGATGCTCCTTCAGGAGTTCGAGATCGAGGCGATCGACACCGAGGTGCCGGTCAACGCCGCGATCACCCTCCAGGCGGCGGGCTCGGCCCGCTGCCGGGTCCGGCCCCGAACCGCCTAG